In Streptomyces sp. NBC_00483, a single window of DNA contains:
- a CDS encoding ANTAR domain-containing protein, protein MTAYLRALSSHSGPGMAPLPLGEFADVLGLDGLALLLSPTGGPAQLVQSHGEHTAALEDLQQIQGHGPSLDAARHGALLLVPHVTELTDSRWPGLPAAVEALDVGAVFSFPLRIGVIGLGALTGYRTRPGPMSTDQLTDAFGLADTLAQLTIATAAHADFTYAALLDEPGLYFAEVHQATGMLSAQLDITCDHALIRLRGHAFSQDRPLLDVARDVLARRLRLDDNGDTSS, encoded by the coding sequence ATGACTGCCTACCTGCGTGCCCTCAGCTCGCACAGCGGCCCGGGTATGGCGCCGCTGCCGCTGGGGGAGTTCGCCGACGTGCTGGGCCTGGACGGTCTCGCCCTGCTCCTGTCGCCCACCGGCGGCCCGGCCCAACTCGTACAGTCCCACGGCGAGCACACCGCCGCGCTGGAGGATCTGCAGCAGATCCAGGGACACGGGCCCAGCCTCGACGCGGCCCGTCATGGCGCCCTGTTGCTGGTGCCCCATGTCACCGAGCTCACCGACAGCCGGTGGCCGGGTCTGCCCGCGGCCGTCGAAGCGCTCGACGTAGGCGCCGTGTTCTCCTTCCCCCTGCGCATCGGGGTCATCGGACTCGGCGCGCTCACCGGCTACCGCACCCGCCCCGGGCCCATGTCCACGGACCAGCTGACGGATGCCTTCGGCCTGGCCGACACCCTGGCCCAGCTCACGATCGCCACCGCCGCGCACGCAGACTTCACGTACGCCGCGCTGCTGGACGAGCCCGGTCTCTACTTCGCCGAGGTCCACCAGGCCACCGGAATGCTCTCCGCCCAGCTCGACATCACCTGCGACCACGCGCTGATCCGGTTGCGCGGCCATGCCTTCAGCCAGGACAGACCCCTCCTCGACGTCGCCCGTGACGTACTCGCCCGTCGTCTGCGCCTCGACGACAACGGGGACACGTCGAGCTGA